A stretch of Nitrospirota bacterium DNA encodes these proteins:
- a CDS encoding OmpA family protein: protein MWRLFFATAICVAVFRPPLSLGEDAVAGQPSADNSMSLSGLPGAFRAITGFLPSAERVFQSSTAGYFSKKGLTLSGEDHSGIEGRYALSVRPWSMGRFTRMTFAFSMEGRFYRLDSEDGKGDTTTLGNLGLGFTYSLWQGENAGVSVAVPILIPARPGGGPDVSAMSPEYSLAASFRKLSPRGALRHIFDINAGYAVDKTETVLKHAKVDLIRRTRLAAGAISETAFVARLAYSAQVPGRRATPSPFFEVSTWRDVDGKAINSFGEKTKLKFSANPVIVTPGLKSFVYSNLQADLAVDLGQLTGRFPDENEVIAPWRIWVGLAWLPYEAPGLHAAEMEYPREVPFATPEMFGFGVPAGVGGAPSSPAAVQIPSGLPAGGTVAEPAPPRPLPFAPYRTEVEGPMIEEVKSAARYLAVHTDALARVEGHTDSKGPKWYNKMLSTERAKSVVEFLVAEGIDASRLMPVGLADAEPIAPNNTREGRSKNRRVEIVIIQPAPWSIGFAHHRTKLGTKGQAVLDEIARLLSEKPGARLRIEGHSDGTGAEVWKALYATWRAGAVRDYLVAKGVDLGRADVVTYSDLKPVAQNTDPAGRAQNRRVDLRITE from the coding sequence ATGTGGCGTCTCTTTTTTGCAACAGCCATCTGCGTGGCCGTATTCCGCCCCCCGCTTTCTCTGGGCGAGGACGCAGTGGCCGGCCAACCCTCGGCGGATAACTCGATGTCGCTGTCCGGGCTGCCGGGCGCTTTCCGCGCGATTACGGGATTTCTGCCTTCTGCCGAACGGGTTTTTCAGTCCAGCACGGCGGGGTATTTTTCCAAGAAAGGTCTGACCCTCAGCGGCGAGGACCACAGCGGCATTGAAGGGCGATACGCCTTGTCGGTCCGACCATGGTCCATGGGGCGATTCACCCGGATGACCTTTGCCTTCTCGATGGAGGGCCGGTTTTATCGGCTTGATTCCGAAGATGGGAAGGGCGACACGACCACGTTGGGCAATCTGGGCCTCGGTTTCACCTATTCGTTGTGGCAGGGAGAGAACGCCGGCGTGAGCGTGGCTGTTCCCATTCTCATTCCGGCGCGTCCGGGCGGCGGCCCGGATGTGAGCGCGATGAGTCCGGAGTATTCGCTCGCCGCTTCCTTCCGAAAACTTTCGCCGCGCGGGGCGTTGCGTCACATCTTCGACATCAACGCGGGATACGCGGTGGACAAGACCGAGACCGTTCTCAAGCACGCGAAGGTGGATCTCATCCGTCGAACGCGGCTGGCCGCCGGGGCGATCAGCGAGACCGCGTTTGTTGCCCGCCTGGCCTACTCCGCGCAAGTCCCGGGGAGACGCGCCACCCCTTCGCCCTTCTTCGAAGTTTCCACATGGCGTGACGTGGATGGAAAGGCGATCAATTCGTTTGGTGAAAAAACAAAATTGAAGTTCTCGGCCAACCCGGTGATCGTCACGCCCGGTCTGAAATCCTTCGTCTACTCGAATCTTCAGGCCGATCTCGCGGTGGATCTCGGGCAGTTGACGGGTCGGTTTCCCGACGAGAATGAAGTCATCGCCCCGTGGAGAATCTGGGTGGGCCTGGCGTGGCTGCCGTACGAGGCGCCGGGACTCCACGCGGCCGAAATGGAGTACCCCCGGGAGGTCCCGTTTGCGACGCCGGAGATGTTTGGATTTGGAGTTCCCGCCGGAGTCGGCGGAGCGCCCTCCTCTCCGGCCGCGGTTCAAATTCCATCCGGACTCCCTGCCGGGGGTACGGTCGCCGAGCCGGCGCCGCCTCGACCGCTTCCATTCGCCCCCTACCGAACAGAGGTGGAAGGTCCCATGATCGAGGAGGTGAAGTCCGCGGCGCGGTATCTCGCCGTTCACACCGATGCCCTCGCCCGCGTGGAGGGGCACACCGACTCGAAGGGGCCGAAGTGGTACAACAAGATGTTGTCGACGGAGCGCGCGAAGTCGGTTGTGGAATTTCTTGTGGCCGAGGGGATCGATGCCTCGCGGCTGATGCCGGTCGGCCTGGCCGATGCGGAGCCCATTGCGCCCAACAATACGCGCGAGGGGCGGTCCAAGAACCGGCGCGTCGAGATCGTCATCATTCAGCCGGCGCCCTGGAGCATCGGATTTGCCCACCACAGGACGAAACTCGGAACGAAAGGGCAGGCGGTCCTCGACGAAATCGCCCGCCTCCTGAGTGAGAAGCCCGGCGCCAGGCTGCGGATTGAAGGCCACAGCGACGGGACCGGCGCCGAAGTTTGGAAAGCTCTTTACGCCACATGGCGGGCGGGGGCCGTTCGGGACTATCTTGTGGCCAAGGGCGTGGACCTGGGCCGGGCGGACGTCGTTACCTATTCCGATCTGAAACCGGTCGCTCAGAACACCGACCCTGCGGGCCGCGCCCAAAACCGGCGGGTCGATCTCCGAATCACCGAGTAG
- a CDS encoding ABC transporter ATP-binding protein, producing MTCIETKSVGKRYGDVQALEGVDLDIRPGEWVSIMGPSGSGKTTLLNLIACLDVPTTGALLFDGQDISRLNGDALIRWRREKIGLVFQQFHLVPYLSALENVMLAQYFHSMVDEREASESLESVGMGGRLAHKPSQLSGGEQQRVCIARALINHPAIVLADEPTGNLDVDNERIVLDLLRRFHAEGKTIVVVTHNPEIGELGDRVVTLKHGRLAPAI from the coding sequence ATGACTTGCATCGAAACGAAAAGCGTGGGCAAGCGGTACGGCGACGTGCAGGCGCTTGAGGGGGTTGATCTTGATATCCGACCGGGCGAATGGGTGTCGATCATGGGGCCGTCGGGTTCGGGAAAGACCACGCTCCTCAATCTGATCGCCTGCCTGGATGTCCCGACGACCGGCGCCCTCCTCTTCGACGGGCAGGATATTTCGCGGCTGAACGGCGACGCCCTCATCCGATGGCGGAGGGAAAAAATCGGACTGGTGTTCCAACAGTTTCACCTCGTTCCTTACCTTTCCGCCTTGGAGAACGTCATGCTGGCTCAGTATTTCCACAGCATGGTGGATGAGCGGGAAGCCTCAGAGTCGCTGGAGTCCGTGGGGATGGGCGGCCGCCTGGCTCACAAGCCGTCGCAACTTTCCGGGGGCGAGCAACAGCGCGTTTGTATCGCGCGGGCTCTTATCAATCATCCTGCGATCGTCCTGGCCGATGAGCCGACGGGGAACCTCGACGTCGACAACGAGCGAATTGTCCTGGACCTTCTGCGCCGTTTCCATGCGGAGGGCAAAACCATCGTTGTGGTCACTCACAATCCGGAGATCGGCGAACTGGGTGATCGGGTGGTCACGTTGAAGCATGGACGGCTGGCGCCGGCAATTTGA
- a CDS encoding ABC transporter permease — protein MDPSRFFLRLLFRSLKERSGRVWVAVLSVGLGTSVIGAFMTLYADVRVQMSRELRESGANFVIQPADGVETLPEDSVTTMTGLVHEGHVLGAQPFLYDVVEWNGRRMAAAGMRFDAIRTVTPYWQIQEGEPAGAAGMDACLLGKSVAEKLNVQLGEAAMLQSGGRTHSCVITAIVDTGGAEDDQVFLPLPHAQRLFDRPGQVHMVLVNLLAEDVDVDALARKVESAVPGARAHPIRRLRESEGRILGRIRSIVQTVVILITASSLLGLLIALMTMVTERRREMALMTVLGATSRRLNLHFLCEVAVIGLVGGIVGSLLGAAMAERMERTMFGTSMDFHPGLIPFLLVLSMLLSLLGAILPLRQVRKIQPAVLLKGD, from the coding sequence ATGGATCCTTCGCGCTTTTTCTTGCGGCTACTTTTCCGATCGCTCAAGGAGAGGTCCGGCCGCGTGTGGGTGGCCGTACTGTCGGTCGGGCTGGGGACCTCCGTCATCGGTGCATTCATGACGCTGTACGCCGATGTACGTGTCCAGATGAGCCGCGAACTCCGGGAGAGCGGCGCGAACTTCGTGATCCAACCCGCCGACGGTGTCGAAACCCTTCCGGAGGATTCCGTGACGACAATGACGGGTCTGGTTCACGAGGGACACGTCCTGGGCGCTCAACCTTTCCTGTACGACGTGGTGGAGTGGAATGGACGCCGGATGGCGGCAGCCGGGATGCGGTTCGACGCGATCCGCACGGTGACTCCGTACTGGCAGATTCAGGAGGGCGAACCGGCGGGCGCGGCCGGAATGGATGCGTGTCTCCTGGGGAAGTCCGTCGCGGAGAAGCTGAATGTTCAACTGGGGGAAGCCGCGATGCTTCAATCGGGAGGACGGACCCATTCCTGCGTGATCACGGCGATCGTGGACACAGGGGGGGCGGAGGACGACCAAGTCTTTCTGCCTTTGCCTCACGCCCAGCGGCTGTTTGATCGGCCTGGGCAAGTACACATGGTGTTGGTCAACCTCCTCGCCGAAGATGTGGATGTCGATGCGCTCGCGCGGAAAGTGGAGTCGGCCGTTCCCGGCGCCCGCGCCCATCCCATCCGAAGGCTCCGGGAGTCGGAAGGCCGAATCCTGGGCAGGATTCGATCCATCGTTCAGACGGTCGTCATTCTTATCACCGCCTCTTCCCTCCTGGGGCTTCTGATTGCTTTGATGACGATGGTCACCGAGCGGCGGAGAGAAATGGCGCTGATGACGGTGCTGGGGGCCACGAGCCGGCGATTGAATCTTCACTTCCTCTGCGAAGTGGCGGTGATCGGGCTAGTGGGCGGCATCGTCGGATCTCTTCTGGGCGCGGCGATGGCGGAACGGATGGAACGGACCATGTTCGGAACCTCCATGGATTTTCACCCGGGGCTGATCCCCTTCCTTCTCGTTCTCTCGATGTTGCTCAGCCTGCTCGGAGCGATCCTCCCGCTCCGCCAGGTTCGGAAGATCCAGCCGGCCGTCCTCTTGAAAGGGGATTGA
- a CDS encoding ABC transporter permease: MIFRMLRASLRNDLRRKSLAVVSVALGAALAAALLNLTLDIGDQMSREMKGFGANLILAPRTEAIPLQIGGVDYNPLAHKEGIPLNGLGKMKEIFWRNNIVAFAPLATTNVKVGTREATMVGTWFRRSYPVEGDERFVTGLSLIHPWWEVEGNWPDEQAQLPGCLVGIALARELGIRPGGVVRVGRPGGGPSVPLQVSGVVRTGGSEDEQILCGLEAMEDLTGRKDAVDQVLVSALTSPDNDLARRARFHRHELTTREFDTWYCSPYVDAVAYQIEEALPGVAAKVVRQVAESEGVVVRKVQFLMAVVTLVALLGSALGVFSLMSAMVMDRRTEIGLAKALGASNRTLAFLFLGEMGIVGVVGGALGCLMGMALSQFISLHVFGAWASLKWWVLPLTVMLSTWVALGGSLLPARVIWKIRPAQTLAEG, from the coding sequence ATGATCTTCCGGATGCTCAGGGCCTCGCTGCGGAACGACCTGCGGCGGAAGAGCTTGGCCGTGGTCAGTGTCGCCCTGGGCGCCGCGCTGGCGGCGGCCCTCCTCAACCTGACGCTCGACATCGGAGACCAGATGAGCCGCGAGATGAAGGGGTTCGGCGCCAACCTCATTTTAGCGCCGCGCACGGAGGCGATTCCGTTGCAGATCGGCGGCGTGGACTACAACCCGCTCGCCCACAAGGAGGGCATCCCTTTGAACGGCCTAGGCAAGATGAAAGAGATTTTCTGGCGCAACAACATCGTGGCGTTCGCGCCGCTCGCCACCACGAACGTGAAAGTGGGGACGCGCGAAGCGACGATGGTCGGAACGTGGTTCCGCCGGAGCTATCCGGTGGAGGGAGACGAGCGGTTTGTGACCGGTCTTTCGCTGATTCATCCGTGGTGGGAGGTGGAAGGAAACTGGCCCGATGAGCAGGCGCAGCTCCCCGGCTGCCTGGTCGGGATCGCGCTGGCGCGGGAACTGGGGATTCGTCCGGGCGGTGTGGTCCGCGTGGGCCGACCGGGGGGGGGGCCGTCGGTGCCCCTTCAGGTCTCGGGCGTGGTGCGAACGGGTGGGAGCGAGGACGAGCAGATTCTTTGCGGGCTTGAAGCGATGGAGGACCTGACCGGACGGAAGGACGCTGTCGATCAAGTGCTGGTGAGTGCTCTCACATCTCCGGACAACGATCTGGCCAGGCGGGCGCGGTTTCATCGCCATGAGTTGACCACGCGTGAATTCGACACCTGGTATTGTTCCCCGTATGTGGATGCCGTGGCCTACCAGATTGAAGAGGCCCTCCCTGGGGTGGCGGCCAAGGTTGTCCGCCAGGTGGCGGAATCGGAGGGGGTCGTGGTTCGGAAAGTCCAATTCCTGATGGCCGTGGTCACCCTCGTGGCACTCTTGGGATCGGCTCTTGGAGTCTTCAGTCTCATGAGCGCCATGGTGATGGATCGCAGGACGGAAATTGGATTGGCGAAGGCCCTCGGCGCCTCCAACCGCACGCTGGCCTTTCTCTTCCTGGGTGAGATGGGCATCGTGGGCGTTGTCGGAGGCGCGCTGGGATGCCTGATGGGAATGGCCCTCTCCCAGTTCATCAGCTTGCATGTATTCGGCGCATGGGCGTCCCTCAAGTGGTGGGTGCTGCCGCTGACGGTGATGTTGTCCACGTGGGTGGCCCTCGGCGGGTCGCTCCTCCCGGCGCGCGTCATCTGGAAGATCCGGCCTGCTCAAACGTTGGCGGAGGGGTAA
- a CDS encoding DUF2318 domain-containing protein has translation MAEPLSHAVRYLFPALFVLALLRDRLRARHGEGAVPFDSRFWAAGLILGGALVFLYAFFDVRTVVEGILMIGAGFLLLLVFVAGKGSWSRWGLRIGGVLLVSQRAAALGAYAGEKSLGRLNVLNSDFLLFAAGGVMGVLLCAIAFAAVSKVAPRVRGSPGGLVAGLSAATLAAEHFTWGYYSMVLHGWATVPEKLFGTLVYLVNHIDAFSTAQMALALVFSTAAYVRRKRVSREESAAVNPALRRKALWEARQEWHFGRAAILAIGLMAAVTFYYESYAGVPPRLTHATEVKADGGEIMIAVDSLKKEELRRYVYEDAHGRAIRFIVLKDETGSIRAGYDACLMCGSKGYVKNGKYLICLACGSAVYGPTVGRRGGCNPIPFPLRVENGRLVIQEQDLVQGEGARFFASSEVG, from the coding sequence ATGGCCGAACCCCTGAGCCACGCCGTACGGTATCTCTTTCCGGCGCTCTTCGTATTGGCGCTGTTGAGGGATCGCCTCCGAGCCAGGCACGGAGAAGGCGCGGTCCCGTTCGATTCTCGATTTTGGGCGGCAGGGTTGATCCTGGGCGGAGCGCTGGTCTTCCTCTACGCCTTCTTCGATGTGCGGACCGTCGTCGAAGGGATCCTCATGATCGGCGCGGGGTTCCTCCTGCTTCTGGTGTTCGTGGCCGGAAAGGGATCGTGGTCTCGATGGGGCCTTCGGATCGGCGGCGTTCTGCTCGTTTCACAGAGAGCGGCGGCGTTGGGGGCGTACGCGGGCGAGAAGTCGCTCGGACGGCTCAACGTGCTGAACTCCGATTTCCTTCTCTTCGCCGCCGGGGGAGTCATGGGCGTTCTCCTCTGTGCCATCGCTTTCGCGGCTGTGTCCAAGGTCGCTCCACGCGTCCGTGGATCGCCGGGCGGTCTTGTGGCCGGACTGAGCGCGGCGACCCTGGCCGCGGAACATTTCACCTGGGGATACTACTCCATGGTTCTCCACGGGTGGGCGACCGTGCCCGAGAAACTCTTCGGAACGCTTGTCTACCTGGTGAACCACATTGACGCTTTCAGCACCGCCCAGATGGCGCTCGCGCTCGTATTCTCAACCGCGGCCTACGTCCGGCGAAAGCGCGTGAGTCGGGAGGAAAGTGCTGCGGTGAACCCGGCGCTCAGGCGCAAGGCGCTTTGGGAGGCGAGGCAGGAGTGGCACTTCGGTCGCGCGGCGATCCTGGCGATCGGCCTTATGGCGGCGGTGACCTTCTACTATGAATCCTACGCGGGCGTTCCTCCACGCCTGACGCATGCCACCGAGGTGAAGGCCGACGGAGGGGAGATCATGATTGCGGTCGACTCGCTCAAAAAGGAAGAGTTGAGGCGCTACGTGTATGAGGATGCCCATGGGCGGGCCATCCGGTTCATCGTGCTCAAGGACGAAACAGGTTCAATCCGGGCGGGATACGATGCCTGTCTGATGTGCGGCTCCAAGGGGTACGTGAAGAATGGAAAGTACCTGATCTGCCTGGCGTGCGGTTCGGCCGTTTACGGTCCCACGGTCGGTCGACGGGGCGGCTGCAATCCCATTCCGTTCCCGCTCCGAGTGGAGAACGGCCGGCTGGTCATCCAAGAACAGGATCTGGTCCAGGGTGAGGGTGCGCGATTCTTTGCGAGTTCGGAGGTCGGATGA
- a CDS encoding carbohydrate porin, translating to MTTLKLWSAVLSGLIFLALSVVRSEAETSGQKTEREREVDERIVVLEDEVERLGYRQKTGTSVLESLSGLELGAGLTMVNHATLNNDENSPSGGDTAETSLSGDLSILFPLGTYGLGLTRLLAGQGDGIAPHLPPTFSGPNADLEVNEDSFKLAEAWFGAELPYPSFRDKRVSFAVGKIDPAGFFDQNAVAGDETHSFLADLFVNNLSIDWGGDDNGYGLGTRFAYRFTSIFNKALSVEGQVGVFEGDGDFARPFDHPFLIGELDVSRSYYGLKGNYRFYVWTNQTDHQDFADVARTGRSNWGFGTSLDQQVMSGLALFLRYGRQDPRVGRSDQVVTVGGRLVGNAWNRGGDLLGLAAGYAHTSGDYSDAAPELDEGNPKGGEMYAEAYYTYKIQAVGGLNLSPDVQYVRDPGGDKAADDFYIFGLRLQLDI from the coding sequence ATGACGACCTTGAAGCTCTGGTCGGCGGTGTTGTCGGGCTTGATCTTTCTCGCCCTTTCAGTCGTTCGCTCGGAGGCGGAAACTTCGGGTCAGAAAACCGAGCGCGAACGGGAAGTGGACGAACGAATCGTTGTCCTCGAGGACGAGGTTGAACGGCTCGGCTATCGGCAGAAGACGGGGACGTCCGTCCTCGAATCGCTAAGCGGATTGGAGCTTGGGGCCGGTTTGACGATGGTCAACCATGCGACGTTGAACAACGACGAGAACAGTCCGTCGGGTGGCGACACGGCCGAGACCAGTCTATCGGGCGATTTGTCCATTTTGTTTCCGCTTGGGACCTATGGGTTGGGACTCACTCGGCTGCTTGCGGGGCAGGGAGATGGGATTGCCCCCCATCTGCCCCCCACGTTCTCGGGGCCCAATGCAGATCTGGAGGTGAACGAGGACAGCTTTAAGCTGGCCGAGGCCTGGTTTGGCGCGGAGCTTCCCTATCCTTCTTTCCGGGACAAGCGGGTGTCGTTCGCCGTGGGAAAAATCGATCCTGCGGGGTTTTTCGACCAGAACGCCGTGGCGGGCGACGAGACCCACAGCTTTCTAGCGGACCTGTTCGTGAACAACTTGTCCATCGACTGGGGCGGCGATGACAACGGATACGGACTCGGCACCCGGTTTGCCTATCGATTCACGTCCATTTTCAACAAGGCTCTGAGCGTGGAGGGGCAGGTGGGTGTCTTCGAGGGCGACGGCGATTTCGCCCGGCCCTTCGACCACCCCTTCCTGATCGGCGAGTTGGATGTCAGCCGTTCCTACTACGGCCTGAAGGGCAACTACCGCTTTTATGTTTGGACCAACCAAACGGATCACCAGGATTTTGCAGACGTTGCACGGACGGGCCGGTCGAACTGGGGCTTCGGGACAAGCCTCGATCAGCAGGTCATGAGCGGATTGGCTTTGTTCCTTCGTTATGGCCGCCAGGATCCGAGGGTTGGCCGGTCCGATCAGGTCGTCACCGTGGGCGGCCGGCTCGTGGGGAACGCCTGGAATCGTGGCGGCGATCTCCTGGGACTGGCCGCGGGTTACGCGCACACCAGCGGCGATTACAGTGACGCGGCGCCCGAACTCGATGAAGGAAATCCCAAAGGGGGGGAGATGTACGCGGAGGCGTACTACACGTACAAGATTCAGGCTGTGGGCGGGTTGAACCTCAGCCCCGATGTCCAGTACGTGCGCGATCCGGGCGGCGACAAGGCGGCGGACGATTTCTACATCTTCGGGCTGAGACTCCAGTTGGATATCTGA
- a CDS encoding iron transporter: MKRIIGIGISSVAVLAAAVQLSLAFTEYPIGLPQVRYGMEVAAVYLQPIKMDPPMSAEKEEKADIHIEADIHATDQNPNGFGEGEWVPYLAVSYKLTNLDNGQKVEGMMMPMVAADGPHYGDNVLMPGIGNYKVEYTIENPSKNGFGRHTDKATGVRPWFPSFKVEWTFKYLGLGKGKGY; the protein is encoded by the coding sequence ATGAAAAGAATCATCGGAATCGGAATTTCGTCGGTCGCCGTTCTGGCAGCGGCCGTTCAGTTGAGTCTGGCGTTTACGGAATACCCCATCGGCCTTCCCCAGGTCCGATACGGGATGGAGGTGGCCGCGGTTTATCTCCAGCCCATCAAAATGGACCCGCCCATGTCGGCCGAAAAAGAGGAGAAGGCGGACATCCATATTGAAGCCGACATACACGCAACCGACCAGAACCCGAACGGATTCGGAGAGGGAGAATGGGTCCCCTACCTTGCGGTGAGCTACAAGCTGACGAATCTCGACAACGGCCAGAAGGTGGAAGGCATGATGATGCCCATGGTGGCCGCCGATGGTCCGCACTACGGCGACAACGTTCTCATGCCCGGAATCGGCAACTACAAAGTGGAGTACACGATCGAGAACCCTTCGAAAAATGGGTTCGGGCGACACACGGACAAGGCGACCGGAGTCCGGCCGTGGTTTCCATCATTCAAAGTGGAGTGGACCTTCAAGTACCTCGGGCTCGGCAAAGGGAAGGGATATTGA
- a CDS encoding FTR1 family iron permease has protein sequence MDLTIVTNKIGRVVRASAMRRWLTAPAAGLLLLVHSAAWGETSWEKGRQEVERYLAAGIGAYRTGDAAQADKHFSDAYFVAYEASGLEIAVRQFISANRNYKLERKFRDLRLLVDAKAPVGEIEAKAEQLRMDLTDAVRSLSGYDAGQAFGDPSADESGAGGSGGGSHSSNQGAFLQSFLIIFREGIEAILVIGALIAYLARMGRMREIRILYAASGLALAASVLTAYLFKKVMDVSPASQEVLEGLTLLLASLVLFYVSYWLISKTAGRKWQEYVQRKAGEAVTGGSTVALSAVAFLAVYREGAETVLFYHALAAGEGISAGPLWGGFAAGCLALVLVFVVFRGAMNRFPLRPFFAVTSLFLYYLAFVFAGKGIRELQEGNLLGETAVGFIPHIEWAGIYPTLEGIVAQGLFVGALLLVVFTFMARRRRSSPAVGAIVQSNTQQVGKEKS, from the coding sequence ATGGATTTGACTATCGTTACCAATAAGATCGGAAGGGTGGTCCGAGCGAGCGCGATGAGGCGGTGGCTGACGGCCCCGGCCGCGGGGCTTCTGCTGCTGGTCCACTCCGCGGCGTGGGGGGAGACCTCCTGGGAGAAGGGCCGGCAGGAGGTCGAACGGTACCTCGCCGCGGGGATCGGGGCCTACCGAACCGGCGACGCCGCACAGGCGGACAAGCACTTCTCCGATGCCTATTTCGTCGCCTACGAAGCGAGCGGTCTTGAAATCGCCGTTCGGCAGTTCATCTCCGCCAATCGCAACTACAAGTTGGAGAGGAAGTTCCGCGATCTCCGCCTGCTCGTGGATGCCAAGGCGCCCGTCGGCGAAATCGAAGCGAAGGCGGAACAACTTCGCATGGACCTGACGGACGCGGTTCGGAGTCTGAGCGGATACGACGCCGGGCAGGCCTTCGGCGATCCGTCGGCCGATGAATCGGGTGCCGGCGGGAGCGGAGGAGGGTCGCACTCCTCGAACCAAGGGGCCTTCCTCCAGTCCTTCCTGATCATCTTCCGGGAGGGCATCGAGGCGATTCTGGTCATCGGCGCATTGATCGCCTACCTCGCCCGTATGGGGAGGATGAGGGAGATCCGGATCCTCTACGCGGCGTCGGGCCTCGCCCTGGCGGCAAGCGTTCTGACCGCCTACCTCTTCAAGAAGGTCATGGACGTTTCACCGGCGAGCCAAGAGGTGCTCGAGGGCCTGACGCTGCTCCTCGCCTCGCTCGTCCTTTTCTATGTGAGCTATTGGTTGATCAGCAAGACGGCAGGGAGAAAATGGCAGGAATACGTACAAAGGAAGGCGGGAGAGGCCGTCACCGGGGGAAGCACGGTCGCTCTGAGCGCCGTGGCTTTCCTGGCGGTCTACCGGGAGGGGGCGGAGACCGTCCTCTTCTATCATGCCTTGGCCGCCGGGGAAGGAATCTCCGCCGGCCCGCTCTGGGGCGGATTCGCGGCCGGTTGCCTCGCGCTGGTCCTCGTCTTTGTCGTCTTTCGTGGCGCCATGAATCGATTCCCGCTCCGTCCGTTTTTCGCGGTGACAAGTCTTTTTCTCTACTACCTCGCGTTTGTTTTCGCAGGAAAGGGAATCCGCGAACTTCAGGAGGGAAACCTCCTTGGCGAAACAGCCGTCGGCTTCATCCCGCACATCGAGTGGGCGGGGATTTACCCCACACTCGAGGGGATCGTGGCGCAGGGCCTTTTCGTCGGGGCGCTCCTCCTGGTTGTTTTCACGTTCATGGCACGGCGTAGGAGGTCTTCCCCGGCCGTCGGCGCAATCGTTCAATCGAACACTCAACAGGTTGGAAAGGAGAAATCATGA
- a CDS encoding (2Fe-2S)-binding protein: protein MIVCLCAGVRERDLERTCREGARTLEDVSREVVAGGRDGRGAVLIRSPARLESFQET, encoded by the coding sequence GTGATTGTGTGTCTGTGCGCGGGAGTCCGGGAGCGTGATTTGGAGCGGACGTGCCGGGAGGGCGCCCGCACGCTGGAGGATGTGTCGCGAGAAGTCGTAGCCGGCGGTCGGGACGGTCGGGGAGCAGTTCTCATCCGTTCGCCGGCCCGTCTGGAATCTTTCCAAGAAACCTGA